One Loxodonta africana isolate mLoxAfr1 chromosome 15, mLoxAfr1.hap2, whole genome shotgun sequence genomic window carries:
- the LOC100661923 gene encoding gastrokine-3-like, which yields MAPMSLTFVGKKKMTTFEVEKMKAKRNGQNARNKARQMRWLGGPLRGQRGLSHDKCYWFARRNTGLALGSWNLIQIVSSILMILLLTPSMVLMNTSDSHLLDGSVGTQIIHVNAFRGMVSIRDNNVLSEWDGIMDYKNALLAAKLFNKMACVLVKMNQAAFPTLDEIIRALDQQALKQYPPTRGLTYTVLPSRVKNVAQYGMPIKDLCRAVPTYFAQQRKEGVALAIDPESCFELQLLSFMGLAICGEIPGL from the exons ATGGCTCCAATGTCTTTGACCTTCGTGG gaaagaagaaaatgaccACATTTGAGGTTGAGAAAATGAAAGCGAAAAGGAATGGCCAGAATGCAAGAAACAAAGCCAGGCAAATGCGGTGGCTTGGGGGACCATTGAGGGGACAGAGAGGGCTCAGCCATGACAAATGCTACTGGTTTgccag AAGAAATACTGGTTTGGCCCTGGGCTCCTGGAATTTGATCCAG ATTGTGTCTTCCATTCTCATGATCCTCCTCCTAACTCCATCTATGGTCCTGATG AACACCAGTGACAGCCATCTTTTGGATGGGTCTGTTGGGACCCAAATCATCCATGTCAATGCCTTCCGAGGTATGGTTAGCATCCGGGACAACAATGTTTTGAGTGAATGGGATGGAATCATGGACTACAAGAAT GCCCTCCTGGCAGCTAAGCTGTTTAATAAGATGGCCTGTGTCCTAGTCAAGATGAACCAAGCTGCCTTCCCAACTTTGGATGAAATTATCAGGGCTCTGGACCAGCAG GCTTTAAAGCAATACCCGCCCACCCGTGGCCTGACCTACACTGTTTTACCCAGCCGGGTCAAGAACGTAGCCCAGTATGGAATGCCCATCAAGGACCTGTGCAGAGCAGTCCCCACCTACTTTGCCCAGCAACGAAAAGAAG GTGTGGCACTGGCAATTGACCCTGAGTCCTGTTTTGAACTCCAACTTCTGTCCTTTATGGGGCTCGCCATCTGTGGTGAGATTCCTGGGCTCTGA
- the GKN2 gene encoding gastrokine-2 produces the protein MKIVVAFLVVLATFGAQSQGYEVYNIFSPLNSGGSAQETVTIDDEKNAAIINVHAGSCSSTTIFDYKHGYIATRLLSRRACFILKMNHKYIPALDKLQRYIYEKQTLNALFSNKYTWVKYNPLKSLIINADWLLFGSPIENLCKQIPLYKGEVVEKKDDVGAEGCVKAGLLGLLGISICTDAHF, from the exons ATGAAAATTGTT GTGGCATTTCTGGTGGTGCTGGCCACCTTTGGAGCACAATCTCAAGGATATGAG GTTTATAACATCTTCAGCCCACTCAACAGTGGTGGCAGTGCTCAGGAGACAGTGACAATTGACGATGAAAAAAATGCTGCCATAATCAATGTCCATGCAGGGTCATGCTCCTCCACCACGATTTTTGACTACAAACAT GGCTACATTGCTACCAGGTTGCTCTCCCGAAGGGCCTGTTTCATCCTGAAAATGAACCATAAATATATTCCTGCTCTGGACAAACTCCAACGGTACATCTACGAGAAGCAG ACTCTGAACGCCTTGTTCTCCAACAAATACACCTGGGTCAAGTACAATCCTCTGAAGTCCCTGATCATAAACGCGGACTGGCTCTTGTTTGGGTCACCCATTGAGAATCTTTGCAAACAAATCCCCTTGTACAAGGGGGAAGTGGTTGAAAAGAAAG ATGATGTTGGCGCTGAAGGCTGTGTGAAGGCTGGGCTCCTGGGCCTCTTGGGAATTTCCATCTGTACAGATGCTCACTTTTAA